The nucleotide window ATTCTTCCATGGATGCCGCGTGGTCTTTGTTCTCCGCGCTCGCAATCCAAGCGGCGTAGTCCTTGCCCATTTCAAAAACACGCTTCCAGTCAATCAACGGCAACACAGGGGGTCGTGGCATGAGAAAGACCTTTCCTTTACGAGGCTTTGAATTCGGCGACCAACGCCTGAATGGTGGCCTTGGCGTCGCCAAAGATCATCCGCGTATTCTCCTTGAAGAAGAGCGGATTGTCGATTCCAGCAAAACCAGACGCCATGGAACGCTTGAGCACGTAGACGGTTCTCGCATGGTCGACGTTGATGATTGGCATTCCGTAAATAGGGCTCGACTCATCGTCGCGCGCCGCGGGATTCACCACGTCGTTCGCGCCAATGACGATCGCGACGTCCACCGTGTTCATCGTCGGATTGATGGCATCCATTTCCACGAGCTTCTCGTAGGGGACATTCGCCTCCGCGAGCAACACATTCATGTGACCGGGCATGCGCCCGGCGACCGGGTGAATGGCGTAACAGACTTCCGCGCCGTTCTTCTCGATCAACTCGCCCAACTCGCGGACGACGTGTTGCGCCTGAGCGACTGCCATGCCGTAGCCGGGGACAAACACGACCGACCCCGCGGCTTCCAGTACATAGTACGCCTCCTCCGGAGACGCGGCTTTCGCCTCGCCGTGTGCGCCGCTCGGGCCACTACCGGCGGTCGCGCCGAATCCTCCGAACAACACGTTGGCGAAGGATCGGTTCATGGCCTTGCACATGATGATCGAGAGCACAATACCGCTGGCGCCAACCAGGGACCCCGCAACGATCAGCACAGGGTTGAGAATCACAAAGCCCGCTGCCGCGCCTGCCAGCCCCGAGTAGCTGTTCAGAAGGCAAATGACAACCGGCATATCCGCGCCGCCGATGGGGATCGTGATCAGAATTCCCAACAGCAGGGAAAGAACGATTGCGACGGCAAAGAGTGCATAGGTGACTTGTCCGCCCGGATGAACCGCGAACGCCGCGCCTATGAGCAAAACGACAAGGATAATTCCGAGATTCACTACATGCTGGCCCTTGTACAGGATAGGCTTGCCGCCGATCACCCGCTCGGCCAGTTTGCAGTAGGCCACCATGCTCCCCGAGAACGTCACGCCCCCAATCAGAATGGTCAGAAAACACGCGAGCGCGGTGAACCATATCGGCGCGGGACCTTCGGGCGCTCCGCCCACCGTCCATACCGGAGCGTTGTGATGATACTCGGCCCATCCAACCAGCAGACTGGCCAGACCGCCGAAACCGTTGTACAGGCCGACGAATTCCGGCATCGACGTCATTGGAACGCGCATTGCCGATACGGCGCCGAGAACTGAACCGATAACAATTCCCGCGGCAATCCACTCGTAGGTCATACCGGGCGTGGCGAGTGTCGCCAGGACCACGACAGTCATGCCGAGCGCGGAAATCAGGTTGCCTTTGCGCGCGGTTTCCACGCGGCCCATCCACTTCAGTCCCATGACGAACGCAATGGATGCGACGATGTAGCTTGAATTGATGAGAATGGTCAACGCGCCAGACGGTTCGGACGCTGCCGGCACGCTCGCGGCGAGGGCGATAAGCGAATTCACGCTGCTCACGACTGGCCCCCCTTTTCCTTGCTCTTGAACATCGCCAACATGCGATTCGTGACGACATAACCTCCCACCACATTGATCATGGCAAAGACGATGGCCACGAACCCCAGTATCGTTCCAAACCGGCTGTCGTGCAGCGTGCCTGCCGCCACCAATGCGCCGACAACGGTGATGCCCGAAATGGCGTTGGAACCCGACGTAAGTGGCGTATGCAACATCGAAGGGACCTTCGAGATGAGTTCCAGTCCCAGGAAGATCGCCAACACAAAGGTAAAGACCAGCAACATCATTTCAACCATATTCGCCGCCTTTCGCCAGACCCGCGCGACATACGGGATGCCTCATCCCCTCGCGCGTTCGTACACCCCGGTGCTACTTGCTTCCCGCTCTAACCTTCTTCAGAGTCTCATTTACCACAGCGCCCTCGTGAGTCACGAGGCACCCCTGGATAATTTCATCGCTCATGCGAAGCGCAAACGTTTTGGCCTCCTTGTCCCAGAAGTCTTCGACGAGGCTTCCAAGATTCGCCGAGTACATTTGACTTGCATGCACCGCAACGCGGCTCTCTAGATTCGACAGACCGACCAGTCTAACCCCGTCGACGATGACTTCCTTGTCGAGTTCGATCCCTTCCACATTGCCGCCCGACTCTACCGCCAGATCCACGACGACGCTCCCCGGCTTCATTTGCGATAGCATCTCGCGCGTCACGATGACAGGCGCCTTCTTTCCAAACAGTTTCGCTGTCGTAATCACGACGTCCGCTTGCGCGCACACCTTCGCCATCGCATCGCGCTGCAACTGCTGCTGCTCCGGGGTCAGTTCTTTGGCGTAGCCGTCTTTCGTCTGGCCCGTTTCGCCCAAGTCCACTTTCACGAACTTGGCGCCCAACGAAAGCACTTGTTCTTCCACAACGGGACGCGTATCGAACGCATCCACACGCGCGCCAAGGCGCTTGGCCGTGGCGATTGCCTGCAAGCCCGCCACGCCCGCGCCGATCACGAATACGCGCGAAGGTTTGATGGTGCCCGCGGGCGTCATCATCATGGGGAAGGCCTGACGAAGGCGTTCCGCGGCAATAATCACCGCCACATACCCGACGAGATTGGCTTGCGAGCTTAGCGCGTCCATCTTCTGTGCGCGCGTCGTGCGCGGAATCATCTCCATACTGATCGCCGACACACCGGCCTCAACCATGGCATCGATCAGAGTAGATTCGTTGAAGGGGTCGAGAAAGCTAATGTGAATGGCGCCACGCTTCATGAGCCGCACTTCGTCGATGGAAGGCTTTCGGATGCGCGCCACGAGATCGGCCTCGGACAACGCCGACCGGTCCGCGAGAACGGTCGCGCCTGCCGCGCGATACGCGTCGTCGGTATGTCCGGTCCCCGAGCCGACGCCTTGCTCGACACATACCTCCGCGCCCAACTTGACGAGCCGCGCCACCGTTTCAGGAATGAGCGGCGCGCGTAATTCTCCGGCCGACGTTTCTCGCGGGACAAATAAGCGCATAGACACCCCCGGCGTTGCAGTCTACGTAATACACGGTCTGCTGCATCGGTCTGCGCAAGTGGAAAGCAAACGGTCCCGGCGCAATCGTACGCCGTACGCGAATAAACCCATTTCTTGCTGTCACCAATCCAGCCAGAGAATTATAACGGTATTGCGCCGCAAACGCTACGGGTCCCTATTCCTCACGATCGCTAAACAGTCAGTCCGCAATTTGAATCGGCGCGATTGAGCGTAGTGCATAACTTGCGGCCAAGGGAGCCGTGCCGCCTACTGGATTTGTCCATCGGAGTTCATCGGTGGTTGAGTCACTCTACTCGCGGCTGTGCTGCGCCAGGCTGAGCGGGCGCCTTCCGGTGGAACTTACAGCGACACGCGCGACAGATCGATCAGGACAGCCGTGGGCTCGGGACCGCCTGTTGACGACAAGGCCCAGTGTCCATCCGGGGATACGGAGCAGAACGGTTCTACTCCATTCTCGAAATGCGTGAGCTGAAGTTGCTTACCACTGCCGTCAAGGACTTCGAGCGAGAGCTGCGGCACACCCTTTCGATCCGGGCGCACACCTATGACCGTGTTATGCGCCGGTTGCCACGTCCCGGCCCGTCCCTCGCCAAGGTCCGCGATGGACTGACCTGATTCGGAATTGCGGACCACAAGATGCGGAGCACCATCGGGGCCATTTTCCGTGCTGACGAGGTACTGACCGTCGAAACGTACGGCGCCTTCGTTAAGACGCGCGCCGCAATCCACAATGACGCGCTCGGCTACCCCATTTGCGTCCTCAGTCGCGACGCAAATTGAGCCGCCCTTTTCAGCGCCACGCACGTAATAGACCTTCGAACCATCCGGGGTGTATTGCAGGTCACGGACAAGGCTGCCGCTGGGTTCCAGGGCATACTTCAAGCGAAGCACGCCGGTCTCCGAAAGGTCCAGGAAGACTACGCGACTACCTTGGACTGAATTCACAACTGCCACGGCGGCCTGACCGTTCGGATGGATTACAAGGCCGGTTACATCTGCCAGGCCCGCGTCCGCGGGTAGCCAGGCAATTGGCGCCGATTCCTCGTGGTTCGCGAGGATGGAACACGAGACAAAATGGGGAGCGGTCCTATCTGCCGCCAAGACTCGCACGAGAAAGCGGCCCGTTAGCCGCGAGGCAGGGTCCGTGGAAGGTGAGCAGGCCGGCGCGTCGTATTGGGGCGAGGTTCTGTCGGCGAAAGGAAGGGGGGGGCTTCCAATGGAGGCTCGCCGTACTAGGGGTTCTAATCCACACACGACGCGTCGGCCCATGCGTGGGGAATCGCTCGTTGAATTCAAGAAGACGGCCGCGGCCACCGGTTTACCGGTCCAGCCGAACCCGGCAATTCGATATTCGGGGAGGTGAAGCCGAACAAGGGTGGTTCCCGGTGTCTCCTCCGTGAAGGTACACAGAGGTTGAGAATTTGTCCACGCTTGGACTGCAATCGTGGAACTGTCCGATTGCGCGCCTCCGGCCGATACTTGATGAAAGGCGAACGCGCCGAGACCTGTGGCCATCACTATTCCCGCCAATGCCCACAGCATCTTGCGCGACACCAGCCGCGCGAAGAGACCCTTGCGCGAGTGTGCTTGCCGGGAAGCAGACCGCACGCCCGTCGTAGGTGTCTTGAGCTCGTTCATCGATTCACGAAAGTCCGCAATTGCCTCCCGCATCGAACTCGCGTTGACTTCGAGGGGTTTGCCCGCGCGAATGCGCTCAATGGCTTCGCATACGACGTCGCCGCTTTGCGGTCTGTGCTGCGGATTGCGTTCCAGCATCCACGCGATCAGGCGCTCCACGTCTTCCGGGATGCTCGCCGCAAAGGAGCGCGCGCGCGTAGGGGGCTCGTGGATAATCTGGTTGATAAGGCTGACCGATGTGACCCCTTCGTGAGGTAAGTGACCGGTCACCATCTGGAACAACACAACGCCCAGCGAATACAGATCGCTCATCGGCGTCAGTTCACCGTTGGCGCAACGCTCGGGCGACATGTAGTGGGGCGTGCCCAACCGCGACCCGTCTATCGTGAGACCGTCATCGATGGTCAGGATCTTCGCGATGCCAAAATCCGTGATATACGCCTTGCCCGCCGAAGTAACCAGCACGTTGGAGGGCTTGATGTCGCGATGAATGATGTGGGCGCGATGCGCGCAAGCCAACGCCGACGCGATTTGCGCCGTGATGTCGAGGGCCGTCATCCACGGAACTTGCTTCGCGCATTGCGTAACCGCGCAAAGAGGCGTCCCGTTGACGTATTCCATCGCAATATACGGCACGCGGTCTTCGCTTCCGACCGCGTAGATTTGCACGATATTCGGATGGTCCAGACTGGCTGCGGCGCGCGCCTCGCGGCCAAACCGGGCCACGATCTGCGGTTGTGTCCGCAGGTCGTCGCGCAGCACCTTGATGGCCACTACCCGGTCAAGTGAAAGATCCAAGGCGCGGTACACAATACCCATGCCGCCACGGCCTAGCTCCTCAAAGACTTCATACGTGCCGAGAACATGCCTCGCCGGAAGTGCGCCGCCGTGTTCACGCATGCGATGACCCCTCGCTGCCGCTTAATGACGCGGTCTGAGCTGGTACCGAGTTTCCTGCCTCGTTCAAGCGCACGAAAGCCACGCTCGCCTGCGCGTGCTGATTCGTAAGCACGGCCACCCAATCGCCTGCGGGCGACACGGCCAGCCGGCTACCGACACCTTCCGGCATCTCGGTGACGCGTTGTCTCTGGCCGCCATCAACTGGCACACGCCACAATTGCCGCTTTTCACTGCCCGCCGCGCTACAGACGAGCAAATGCGTTCCAGACGGATGCCAGGACGTCATGTCGATGAATCCGGTACCCAGACGGTTCCGTATTTCGCCCCGTTCGGTCTCGATAACGTAGATGTCAGGTTCTTCCGATCCCGTTTCGGACGGGAGCATGATCGCCGCCAGGCTACCGTCGGGACTGAAGGCAAACCGGTCACCGGTCAAGCCGACAGATAACAGGGTCCCCTTTGTTGTGTCCGAAGCGCGATCGATCAGCCAGAATTCATGATTTGTTTCAATGCGGACGTAGCCGATGCGCGCCCCGTCGGGCGTATACCGCACGCTTCCGGGTGCCAGGCGCACCCCTTGAATCAGATGCCGCGCTTGCGGGTCGGCGTGGTCGAGACTCGCAACATCCAGTTCGACCAAAGATTGTGTCCCGTTCTCGGCATTCACAACGGCGCAATGTGTCACGCCATTCGGATGGTACGCACAGCTCGCCGCGATGGGTTGGCCCGGCGAAACCACGCTGCGGCAAATGCGCTCCTGCGGGTCAACCGCCAGTACTCCGGATACCCCATACGCCAGCGTGTCCGCCCGCCCGTCCGCGCGAATCTCCACCGCCAGTTTATCTGGCATCCAATTCACATCCGCGAAACGATAGCTGGACGCGGGAAGCCCGCCCACGAGCGGCGATTCTCCCTCAAAGACAAAGGCATCCAATACCGGTGCCTCGTGGGGCTGTTGTGCGGCTGGCATCAATCCGAAAACCAAGGCCGTCAGAACCGTCACTCCAACAGCAACCACGGCCATTGCTTGCATAACACGCTTTGTGCCAGAAGGCCGTGCCTTCGGTTTGCCGGGTGCCGTTTGTGGCAATGGCGTAAGCAGTCGCAGCGCTGGCGCGTTTGTCTGTTCCTTGACGTACGCCGACAAGGCGTCGGGAATTACCGAACGGCCGCCGTTCTCCTGTTGAAGGCGTTCTATACTGGCAACCACCGCCTCCGCCGACGCCGGACGATTCTCGGGCGACTTCTCCAGCAGCAACGCCACCAGGCGCGCGACATCGTCCGGGACGTCCGCTCTGAGCCGATTCAGTCGCGCGGGTTCTTCCGTCGTGATTCTGTTGATTAGAGCGACGGGTGTGTCCGCCTGAAACGGCGGTTTGCCTGCCATCATCTGGTACATCACCACGCCCAACGAGAATAGGTCCGTCGCGCAGGTCAGCTTGATTCCGCGCAATTGCTCCGGCGACATGTACTGCGGCGTTCCCACAACCCCTTGCGTTTCATGGGTCGCAGCGTTGGCAATACCGAAATCCGTCAAACGGACGCGGCCGGAGCGATCCAGCAGAATGTTCGCCGGTTTTACATCGCGATGGATAATCCCTGCCCGGTGTGCGCACCCCAACGCCTCCGCCACCTGCCCGCCGATGTAAAGGGCCGTCTGCCACGTGACCTGCCCCTTACGGCGCAAGAACCTCTCCAGGGTTTCACCCGCCACGTATTCCATGGCGATGAAGGGCGTACCTGCTTGTATTCCCGCAGCATATACCCGGACGATGTTCGGATGCCGCAGAGGGGCTGCTGCCTGTGCTTCTCTGTGAAAACTGCGCACCATGGCCGGGTTGCGCGCAAGGCTGCCCAGCAGCACTTTCAGGGCGACGGCCCGGTTCAACGCGGTGTCTCGGGCCAGGTATACGGCCCCCATAGCCCCGCGTCCAATCAAGGCTTGCACCTCATACCCGCCAAAAGCGGTCCCTAGTAGGGAAGCGTGCCCTGAGGACTGACCTACCATATCTGGTGTGAACCCCGGTGCGTAGAGGGAGCCATCTTGTATGTAAACAATATACCCTGCGTAATCTAGCAGGGAAACGCACTCTTGTCAAGTATTTATCAATTCCCGCCCCCTGCCCCCTTCTCGCGCCCAAAAACCGCCCTCCGGGAGTGCAATGAACTTGTTGTGGCGGTGTCTCCCGACCCAGCTACTCTCCTCGACCGAACGGTCTCCAATTCCGCCGGCTGATTCCTTTTCCCGGGAGTGCAACGAACTTGCCCGTATAAGTAGAGGCAACAACGAGGACATGACTATGGTCACTCGAATTCGCGCTGACCTACCTCCGTCTCAATGGCGCCAATCAAGGAGCCCCGACCACTGACTCACACAGGCTACCCTTGAATCGTCACATTACACCCCGGCTGTACGCCCCCTGCGCCTTGGCGGCTCTGCGCGAATTGTCCTCGTCTTTTCGGGACACCCCCTTGTACCGTCAAATCACACGAGGACACCCCCCAGCTAAAAGGGACGCGGAGGGCGAACTTTCCAGTTCGCCTTCCACGAGGTTTGAGCGATGTCATCTTCAGTCTGGCGGCTATTGTCTACCTGAAGTGATCAGTTGCAGCGGCGCTCATTGCGCGCTAGACTGGCCCGCACAATCATCATTACTTACAGATGGTTCAGAGGGAGCTGGGGAATGGATATTCATGAATCGCGGCGTTCGTTCATAAAGTACTGGTCCGCTTCGGCGGCGGCCCTGGGCATGGGCTCAGTCCTGGGGTGCGTTCCGGCAAACCAAGGGGCAACGCCCGCGGAAGGCCAAGCGCCTGCCACACCTGGAGCCGCGCCTGCGAAGAAATTCCGCGCGGCATTTTCCAACGCCGGTCTT belongs to Candidatus Hydrogenedentota bacterium and includes:
- a CDS encoding protein kinase, with amino-acid sequence MGAVYLARDTALNRAVALKVLLGSLARNPAMVRSFHREAQAAAPLRHPNIVRVYAAGIQAGTPFIAMEYVAGETLERFLRRKGQVTWQTALYIGGQVAEALGCAHRAGIIHRDVKPANILLDRSGRVRLTDFGIANAATHETQGVVGTPQYMSPEQLRGIKLTCATDLFSLGVVMYQMMAGKPPFQADTPVALINRITTEEPARLNRLRADVPDDVARLVALLLEKSPENRPASAEAVVASIERLQQENGGRSVIPDALSAYVKEQTNAPALRLLTPLPQTAPGKPKARPSGTKRVMQAMAVVAVGVTVLTALVFGLMPAAQQPHEAPVLDAFVFEGESPLVGGLPASSYRFADVNWMPDKLAVEIRADGRADTLAYGVSGVLAVDPQERICRSVVSPGQPIAASCAYHPNGVTHCAVVNAENGTQSLVELDVASLDHADPQARHLIQGVRLAPGSVRYTPDGARIGYVRIETNHEFWLIDRASDTTKGTLLSVGLTGDRFAFSPDGSLAAIMLPSETGSEEPDIYVIETERGEIRNRLGTGFIDMTSWHPSGTHLLVCSAAGSEKRQLWRVPVDGGQRQRVTEMPEGVGSRLAVSPAGDWVAVLTNQHAQASVAFVRLNEAGNSVPAQTASLSGSEGSSHA
- a CDS encoding Re/Si-specific NAD(P)(+) transhydrogenase subunit alpha, producing the protein MRLFVPRETSAGELRAPLIPETVARLVKLGAEVCVEQGVGSGTGHTDDAYRAAGATVLADRSALSEADLVARIRKPSIDEVRLMKRGAIHISFLDPFNESTLIDAMVEAGVSAISMEMIPRTTRAQKMDALSSQANLVGYVAVIIAAERLRQAFPMMMTPAGTIKPSRVFVIGAGVAGLQAIATAKRLGARVDAFDTRPVVEEQVLSLGAKFVKVDLGETGQTKDGYAKELTPEQQQLQRDAMAKVCAQADVVITTAKLFGKKAPVIVTREMLSQMKPGSVVVDLAVESGGNVEGIELDKEVIVDGVRLVGLSNLESRVAVHASQMYSANLGSLVEDFWDKEAKTFALRMSDEIIQGCLVTHEGAVVNETLKKVRAGSK
- a CDS encoding serine/threonine protein kinase, translated to MREHGGALPARHVLGTYEVFEELGRGGMGIVYRALDLSLDRVVAIKVLRDDLRTQPQIVARFGREARAAASLDHPNIVQIYAVGSEDRVPYIAMEYVNGTPLCAVTQCAKQVPWMTALDITAQIASALACAHRAHIIHRDIKPSNVLVTSAGKAYITDFGIAKILTIDDGLTIDGSRLGTPHYMSPERCANGELTPMSDLYSLGVVLFQMVTGHLPHEGVTSVSLINQIIHEPPTRARSFAASIPEDVERLIAWMLERNPQHRPQSGDVVCEAIERIRAGKPLEVNASSMREAIADFRESMNELKTPTTGVRSASRQAHSRKGLFARLVSRKMLWALAGIVMATGLGAFAFHQVSAGGAQSDSSTIAVQAWTNSQPLCTFTEETPGTTLVRLHLPEYRIAGFGWTGKPVAAAVFLNSTSDSPRMGRRVVCGLEPLVRRASIGSPPLPFADRTSPQYDAPACSPSTDPASRLTGRFLVRVLAADRTAPHFVSCSILANHEESAPIAWLPADAGLADVTGLVIHPNGQAAVAVVNSVQGSRVVFLDLSETGVLRLKYALEPSGSLVRDLQYTPDGSKVYYVRGAEKGGSICVATEDANGVAERVIVDCGARLNEGAVRFDGQYLVSTENGPDGAPHLVVRNSESGQSIADLGEGRAGTWQPAHNTVIGVRPDRKGVPQLSLEVLDGSGKQLQLTHFENGVEPFCSVSPDGHWALSSTGGPEPTAVLIDLSRVSL
- a CDS encoding NAD(P) transhydrogenase subunit alpha; the protein is MVEMMLLVFTFVLAIFLGLELISKVPSMLHTPLTSGSNAISGITVVGALVAAGTLHDSRFGTILGFVAIVFAMINVVGGYVVTNRMLAMFKSKEKGGQS
- a CDS encoding NAD(P)(+) transhydrogenase (Re/Si-specific) subunit beta — protein: MTILINSSYIVASIAFVMGLKWMGRVETARKGNLISALGMTVVVLATLATPGMTYEWIAAGIVIGSVLGAVSAMRVPMTSMPEFVGLYNGFGGLASLLVGWAEYHHNAPVWTVGGAPEGPAPIWFTALACFLTILIGGVTFSGSMVAYCKLAERVIGGKPILYKGQHVVNLGIILVVLLIGAAFAVHPGGQVTYALFAVAIVLSLLLGILITIPIGGADMPVVICLLNSYSGLAGAAAGFVILNPVLIVAGSLVGASGIVLSIIMCKAMNRSFANVLFGGFGATAGSGPSGAHGEAKAASPEEAYYVLEAAGSVVFVPGYGMAVAQAQHVVRELGELIEKNGAEVCYAIHPVAGRMPGHMNVLLAEANVPYEKLVEMDAINPTMNTVDVAIVIGANDVVNPAARDDESSPIYGMPIINVDHARTVYVLKRSMASGFAGIDNPLFFKENTRMIFGDAKATIQALVAEFKAS